The Burkholderia mayonis genome window below encodes:
- the dapA gene encoding 4-hydroxy-tetrahydrodipicolinate synthase, with amino-acid sequence MQSRFEGIWLPLITPFHDGEIDHPALARLARHYAAERIAGFVAGATTGEGALLHAGEQEAIFATLRDAAPNLPIVLGLTASATHAAAERARELASLRPDGLLATPPVYMRPTQAGVQRHIEAIVEAADLPVLVYNIPYRTGVNVELDTLQALSRDARVVGVKECGGTLERMLRLVHETPLRIFSGDDNQNFAALCAGAHGVIASAAHVLPAWHVRIHALLREGRLDDARRVAVALQPLVADLFAEPNPAPVKALLAAQGWCDNALRLPFLPVSDALAARLVRHWEALRRSETAEV; translated from the coding sequence ATGCAATCACGTTTCGAAGGTATCTGGCTTCCGCTCATCACGCCGTTCCACGATGGCGAGATCGACCATCCGGCGCTCGCGCGCCTGGCGCGTCACTACGCGGCCGAGAGGATTGCGGGCTTCGTCGCCGGCGCGACGACGGGCGAAGGCGCGCTCCTGCACGCGGGCGAACAGGAAGCAATTTTCGCGACGCTGCGCGACGCCGCGCCGAATCTTCCGATCGTGCTCGGCTTGACGGCGAGCGCAACGCACGCGGCCGCCGAGCGCGCGCGGGAACTCGCGTCGCTGCGCCCGGACGGGCTGCTCGCGACGCCGCCCGTCTACATGAGGCCGACGCAAGCCGGCGTGCAGCGGCACATCGAAGCGATCGTCGAAGCGGCGGATCTGCCCGTACTCGTCTACAACATTCCATATCGGACCGGCGTAAACGTCGAGCTCGACACGCTGCAGGCGCTCTCGCGCGATGCGCGCGTCGTCGGCGTGAAGGAATGCGGCGGGACCCTCGAGCGCATGCTGCGTCTCGTGCACGAAACGCCGCTTCGCATCTTCTCCGGCGACGACAACCAGAATTTCGCGGCGCTTTGCGCGGGCGCGCACGGCGTGATCGCGAGCGCCGCGCACGTGCTGCCCGCGTGGCACGTGCGCATCCATGCGCTCCTGCGCGAAGGCAGGCTCGACGACGCGCGACGGGTCGCCGTCGCGCTGCAGCCGCTCGTCGCCGATCTGTTCGCGGAACCGAATCCTGCGCCCGTGAAAGCGCTACTCGCCGCGCAGGGCTGGTGCGACAACGCGCTGCGGCTGCCGTTCCTGCCGGTGAGCGACGCGCTCGCGGCGCGGCTGGTCAGGCATTGGGAAGCGCTGCGGCGGAGCGAGACGGCCGAAGTCTGA